Proteins from a genomic interval of Methanofollis formosanus:
- a CDS encoding DUF2551 domain-containing protein, with translation MRSPADIRTEIEARLKKYLSRDNTGIRHEVLSFFVKIKTTTIPELYETISGSFDISYHSVASMVGIIASRIGILHVKRDPEGPNAVYEIKEAYLGMVTSLLRCA, from the coding sequence ATGCGGTCGCCGGCCGATATCAGGACGGAGATTGAGGCCCGCCTGAAGAAGTACCTCTCCAGGGACAACACGGGTATCAGGCACGAAGTGCTTTCTTTCTTCGTTAAAATTAAGACGACGACAATCCCCGAACTCTACGAGACTATCTCCGGGAGTTTTGATATCAGTTATCACTCAGTGGCCTCGATGGTGGGCATCATCGCCTCCAGGATCGGGATCCTCCATGTGAAACGGGATCCCGAGGGGCCGAACGCAGTCTATGAGATCAAAGAGGCGTATCTCGGGATGGTCACCAGCCTCCTGAGGTGTGCCTGA
- a CDS encoding protein translocase subunit SecF, translating to MGFDIYDVNKYAPKQMVAVPLILLFLALGLLGFNWLSTGMPVTPGIDFAGGTAVTVMTDDSVEDIEAYFAGFPLTSVGEGLNGGKYIRFGPMSDDEYQNLVEKVNDRYSDPKIDQIGEAFGEALQQQALLALIFSFIGMAIVVFLAFRDVVPSIAVVLSALSDIAITAAIMDIVGIQLTLATTAALLMLIGYSVDSDILLTTRLLKRQGKLDEKLAGAYRTGIIMTTTTIAAIAAMFAVTAFGQVEVIAQIAAVLLIGLFVDLMNTWVLNAGILKGYLLQKNGRRA from the coding sequence ATGGGTTTTGATATCTACGATGTCAATAAATATGCCCCAAAGCAGATGGTGGCGGTGCCGCTCATCTTGCTTTTCCTGGCACTCGGCCTGCTGGGATTCAACTGGCTGAGCACCGGGATGCCGGTCACGCCTGGCATAGACTTTGCCGGCGGGACGGCGGTCACTGTCATGACCGATGACAGTGTCGAGGATATTGAGGCGTACTTTGCCGGGTTCCCCCTGACCTCGGTGGGTGAAGGGTTGAACGGCGGAAAATACATCAGGTTCGGTCCGATGAGCGACGATGAGTATCAGAACCTTGTCGAGAAGGTCAATGACCGATACTCTGACCCGAAGATCGATCAGATCGGCGAGGCCTTCGGTGAAGCCCTGCAGCAACAGGCACTCCTCGCCCTGATCTTCTCCTTCATCGGGATGGCCATCGTCGTCTTCCTGGCCTTCAGGGACGTCGTCCCATCCATCGCCGTGGTGCTCTCGGCCCTCTCCGATATCGCCATCACCGCGGCGATCATGGACATTGTCGGGATCCAGCTCACGCTCGCGACGACGGCGGCGCTCCTGATGCTCATCGGTTATTCGGTGGACAGCGATATTCTCCTCACCACCCGCCTCCTCAAACGGCAGGGTAAACTTGATGAGAAACTCGCCGGGGCCTACCGGACCGGGATCATCATGACGACCACGACGATCGCGGCGATCGCGGCGATGTTTGCGGTCACGGCCTTCGGGCAGGTCGAGGTCATCGCCCAGATCGCGGCAGTGCTTCTCATCGGGCTCTTTGTCGACCTGATGAACACCTGGGTGCTGAATGCCGGCATTCTCAAGGGATATCTGTTGCAAAAGAACGGGAGGCGCGCATGA
- a CDS encoding preprotein translocase subunit SecD encodes MKEDSLLRKLYTDWRVVLLAVLVVFSVIAIGPHFEDGKFTTNLQYGLDLQEGSWLQMEFQAEVVTVQTDRAIQDVANDLTKQLDAEVIVVSQDQLEVRTPMTEAELRPLFEQAGAEIVSVNPGVSKETAEDVKRILDEKVNSLGTKDARVNILTGLNGITRYVRVELAGVDMQTANEIVGKQGKFEIRVQTTGDKTEHVIFGDSITSVGLPEKNPRTGQWGVGFTLDAAGAEAFQKAAISSNAVNDPQSHPLIMYLDNETVYEAPLNPELANNLKANPVRELSASTGVGEDGMEKAMALEIHLRAGSLPVDVKVAGSGSVSAALGDYFKILSFVAALLALVVVGVVVYYRYREPSIVLPMIATNLAEILILLGIARFIQQLDLASIAGIIAVMGTGIDQLVVITDEVLHEGRVPSPSVYMKRLGRALGIIMVAASTTIIAMLPLALMDLSTLRGFAIITILGVFVGVLITRPAYGKIIMAILSK; translated from the coding sequence ATGAAAGAGGACAGTCTTCTCAGGAAACTCTACACCGACTGGCGGGTCGTCCTCCTCGCCGTGCTGGTGGTCTTCTCGGTCATCGCCATCGGGCCGCACTTTGAGGACGGGAAGTTCACGACCAATCTCCAGTACGGGCTCGACCTCCAGGAAGGCTCCTGGCTCCAGATGGAGTTCCAGGCCGAGGTGGTCACGGTCCAGACCGACCGGGCGATCCAGGACGTCGCCAACGACCTCACCAAACAACTGGACGCCGAAGTGATCGTGGTCTCTCAAGACCAGCTTGAAGTCAGGACACCGATGACCGAGGCCGAACTGCGGCCGCTCTTCGAGCAGGCCGGGGCCGAGATCGTCTCCGTCAACCCCGGCGTCTCCAAGGAGACGGCCGAGGACGTGAAACGGATCCTCGACGAGAAGGTGAACAGCCTGGGCACCAAGGACGCCCGGGTGAACATCCTCACCGGACTCAACGGGATCACCAGGTATGTCAGGGTCGAACTCGCCGGCGTCGACATGCAGACGGCCAACGAGATCGTCGGCAAGCAGGGCAAGTTCGAGATCAGGGTCCAGACGACCGGGGACAAGACCGAGCACGTCATCTTCGGCGACTCGATCACCAGCGTCGGTCTGCCCGAGAAGAACCCCAGGACCGGTCAGTGGGGCGTGGGGTTCACCCTCGACGCGGCGGGTGCGGAAGCCTTCCAGAAGGCGGCAATCTCGTCCAACGCCGTCAACGACCCGCAGAGCCACCCGCTGATCATGTATCTGGACAACGAGACGGTCTACGAGGCCCCGCTCAACCCAGAACTGGCCAACAACCTGAAGGCCAACCCGGTGCGTGAACTCAGCGCTTCGACCGGTGTCGGCGAGGACGGGATGGAGAAGGCGATGGCCCTCGAGATCCACCTGCGGGCCGGTTCGCTCCCGGTGGACGTGAAGGTCGCGGGTTCGGGCTCGGTCTCGGCGGCGCTCGGGGACTACTTCAAGATCCTCAGCTTTGTGGCGGCGCTGCTCGCCCTTGTCGTCGTCGGTGTTGTGGTCTACTACCGGTACCGCGAGCCAAGCATCGTGCTGCCGATGATCGCAACCAACCTCGCCGAGATCCTGATCCTGCTCGGCATCGCGAGGTTCATCCAGCAACTCGATCTCGCCTCGATTGCGGGTATCATCGCGGTGATGGGTACCGGCATCGATCAGTTGGTGGTGATCACCGACGAGGTGCTCCATGAGGGACGGGTGCCCTCGCCGAGCGTGTACATGAAGCGGCTCGGCCGGGCGCTCGGGATCATCATGGTCGCGGCGTCGACGACGATCATCGCCATGCTCCCGCTCGCCCTGATGGACCTCTCCACGCTGCGTGGGTTCGCCATCATCACGATCCTGGGCGTCTTCGTCGGTGTGCTCATCACCAGGCCGGCGTACGGGAAGATCATCATGGCGATCCTTTCGAAGTAA